The following are from one region of the Nostoc cf. commune SO-36 genome:
- a CDS encoding CHAT domain-containing protein — translation MKKILTSLLAVGFYLTPLTVMLMAPPTWGQTQNSRSQEAERLLEQGIKLTQQQEYQQAIQIFQQGLTIARQLKDQKIEATALLGLGFNYDALGEKQKALDFYNQALPLWRAVGDRTGEARTLNNIGLVYNALGEKQKALDFYNQALPLRRAVGDRSGVATTLNNIAGVYDTLGEKQKALDYLNQALPLIQAVGDRSGVATTLNNIGAVYDALGEKQKALDFYNQALPIRRAVGDRTGVATTLNNIGAVYDVLGEKQKALDFYNQALPLIRAVGDRTGEARTLNNIGLVYDDLGEKQKALDYLNQALPLWRAVGDRSGEATTLNNIGAVYDDLGEKQKALDFYNQSLPLIRAVGNRTGEARTLNNIGGVYNALGEKQKALDFYNQSLPLSRAVGDHTGVAATLNNIGGVYNALGEKQKALDFYNQSLPLSRAVGDRAGETITLGNIGVLFQSTNRPTEAITNLEQSLKISLEMRRGLQRENRQNFLQQNGWSATALVDVLINQKKYAEAFEWVNLFTTADLADYTRLINAKVANLEAQKAIDDWSTKNQQLESLRQQLQNNRSESLPQQIRQLEAQVYSEAENISRRFPEVAELFETTPADIKNLTSSIPAGTVIVQPVLLTNARDIPKNVAFFIFTKGQLSVIKKSIDPTEFNKLVADYLKQVQDDSDANFTETGSKLYDILIRPVEDKIKTLSPKQLSIIATGQLRHLPFETLYDSKTDQFLIQKYPVNYLTRISNNSLKSPGVQNTVPGKPQAVLAFGNPVPRDPQNLPGAEIEVTKIKEILPDSEVYINKEATLEKFRSQALRFSFLHLATHGCFQTEDCKQVNLKNNTLLFADKTLDIANAALLGLQGTQLITLSACQTAVDTNSNDVGITGVAYIFERAGAKAVMASLWAVDDEATRELMVDFYQNLKQGMTKGEALQKAKLKLIADHRHPFYWSPFVLIGDAR, via the coding sequence ATGAAAAAAATTCTTACCAGTCTTTTAGCTGTGGGCTTTTATCTAACGCCTTTAACAGTGATGCTGATGGCTCCACCCACCTGGGGACAGACTCAAAACTCGCGATCGCAAGAAGCAGAAAGACTGCTAGAGCAAGGGATAAAACTGACACAGCAACAGGAATACCAACAGGCAATACAAATATTTCAGCAAGGTTTAACCATTGCGCGACAACTCAAAGACCAAAAAATTGAAGCAACTGCACTGCTTGGGCTTGGGTTTAACTACGACGCTTTAGGAGAAAAGCAAAAAGCACTCGATTTTTACAACCAAGCTCTGCCCCTTTGGCGTGCTGTGGGCGATCGCACTGGTGAAGCTCGTACACTCAATAACATCGGTCTAGTCTACAACGCTTTAGGAGAAAAGCAAAAAGCACTCGATTTTTACAACCAAGCTCTGCCCCTTAGGCGGGCTGTGGGCGATCGCTCTGGTGTTGCGACTACACTCAATAACATCGCTGGAGTCTACGACACTTTAGGAGAAAAGCAAAAAGCACTCGATTACCTCAACCAAGCTCTGCCCCTTATTCAGGCTGTGGGCGATCGCTCTGGTGTTGCGACTACACTCAATAACATCGGTGCAGTCTACGACGCTTTAGGAGAAAAGCAAAAAGCACTCGATTTTTACAACCAAGCTCTGCCTATAAGACGGGCTGTAGGTGATCGCACTGGTGTTGCCACTACACTCAATAACATCGGTGCAGTCTACGACGTTTTAGGAGAAAAGCAAAAAGCACTCGATTTTTACAACCAAGCTCTGCCCCTTATTCGGGCTGTGGGCGATCGCACTGGTGAAGCTCGCACACTCAATAACATCGGTTTAGTCTACGACGATTTAGGAGAAAAGCAAAAAGCACTCGATTACCTCAACCAAGCTCTGCCCCTTTGGCGTGCTGTGGGCGATCGCTCTGGTGAAGCGACTACACTCAATAACATCGGTGCAGTCTACGACGATTTAGGAGAAAAGCAAAAAGCACTCGATTTTTACAACCAATCTCTGCCCCTTATTCGGGCTGTGGGCAATCGCACTGGTGAGGCTCGCACACTCAATAACATCGGTGGAGTCTACAACGCTTTAGGAGAAAAGCAAAAAGCACTCGATTTTTACAACCAATCTCTGCCCCTTTCGCGTGCTGTGGGCGATCACACTGGTGTTGCGGCTACACTCAATAACATCGGTGGAGTCTACAACGCTTTAGGAGAAAAGCAAAAAGCACTCGATTTTTACAACCAATCTCTGCCCCTTTCGCGTGCTGTGGGCGATCGCGCTGGTGAAACTATCACTTTGGGTAATATTGGTGTACTCTTCCAAAGTACAAATCGGCCAACTGAAGCCATTACTAATTTAGAGCAATCTCTCAAAATCAGCTTAGAAATGCGTCGGGGTTTACAACGAGAAAATCGCCAAAACTTTTTACAGCAAAACGGTTGGAGTGCAACTGCTTTAGTGGATGTCTTGATTAATCAAAAAAAATACGCTGAAGCTTTTGAATGGGTTAACCTATTCACTACAGCCGACCTTGCTGATTATACTCGCCTGATTAATGCCAAAGTTGCCAACCTAGAAGCACAAAAAGCCATTGACGACTGGAGTACAAAAAATCAACAATTAGAATCCTTGCGACAACAACTGCAAAACAACCGTTCCGAAAGCCTACCCCAACAAATTCGGCAATTAGAAGCACAAGTTTATTCAGAAGCCGAAAATATCTCTCGCCGTTTCCCTGAAGTAGCAGAACTATTTGAAACTACACCCGCAGATATTAAAAACCTGACATCCTCCATTCCCGCAGGAACGGTTATAGTCCAACCTGTCTTGCTGACTAATGCGAGAGATATACCCAAAAACGTTGCCTTTTTTATCTTTACAAAAGGTCAGTTGAGCGTTATTAAAAAATCTATTGACCCCACTGAATTTAATAAACTTGTTGCCGATTACCTAAAACAGGTACAAGACGACAGTGATGCTAACTTCACTGAAACAGGTAGCAAACTTTATGATATTCTCATTCGTCCCGTCGAAGACAAAATTAAAACTTTATCACCCAAACAACTGAGCATTATTGCTACTGGTCAACTGCGTCATTTACCTTTTGAGACTCTTTACGACAGTAAAACCGACCAATTTCTAATCCAGAAATATCCTGTCAACTATCTCACTCGCATTTCTAATAATTCCCTAAAATCTCCAGGTGTGCAAAATACCGTCCCCGGCAAACCACAAGCTGTTTTAGCATTTGGTAATCCAGTACCCCGTGACCCGCAAAATCTCCCAGGTGCAGAGATAGAAGTCACAAAGATTAAAGAAATACTGCCAGACAGTGAAGTTTATATCAATAAAGAAGCTACTCTAGAAAAGTTTAGATCCCAAGCATTGCGCTTTTCCTTTTTGCACTTAGCAACTCACGGCTGTTTCCAAACTGAAGATTGTAAACAAGTCAATTTAAAAAATAATACATTACTATTTGCTGACAAAACTTTAGACATTGCCAATGCTGCTCTTTTAGGGCTACAAGGCACACAACTGATTACTCTCAGTGCTTGTCAAACTGCTGTAGACACTAACTCTAATGACGTAGGAATTACAGGAGTTGCTTATATATTTGAGCGGGCTGGTGCTAAAGCTGTGATGGCTAGTTTGTGGGCGGTTGATGATGAAGCAACTCGGGAATTAATGGTTGATTTTTATCAAAATCTCAAGCAGGGTATGACCAAAGGTGAAGCTTTGCAAAAAGCTAAGTTAAAGCTAATTGCAGACCATCGTCATCCTTTTTATTGGTCGCCCTTTGTCTTGATTGGCGATGCACGGTAA
- the namA gene encoding NADPH dehydrogenase NamA — protein sequence MAHLFEPLNIREVTFRNRIAVSPMCQYSSTNGYANDWHVVHLASRAVGGAGIVLTEAAAVEPRGRISPQDLGIWSDAHIENLAKAVALIHNFGAVAGIQLAHAGRKASTAKPSKGGKALDESQEGWRPLVSSSAIAFSKDSPVPEALTLEGIQEIIDAFVQATKRSLQAGFKVVEIHAAHGYLLHQFLSPLSNHRQDDYGGSFENRTRLLKEVVQAVREVWPQTHPLWLRISATDWVDNGWDIEQSIALSDKLKSLGVDLIDCSSGGIIPGINIPIKPGYQTEFAERIRREADIYTGAVGLITSPEQADQIIRTEVADIVLLGRELLRNPYWPHLAAKQLGQDKLWPVQYDRAWL from the coding sequence ATGGCACACCTGTTTGAACCATTAAATATTCGTGAAGTTACTTTCCGCAACCGCATCGCTGTTTCACCGATGTGTCAATATTCCAGTACAAATGGATATGCTAACGATTGGCACGTGGTTCATTTAGCTTCTCGTGCAGTTGGTGGTGCAGGTATAGTGCTAACAGAAGCAGCAGCTGTAGAACCTCGCGGACGCATTAGTCCACAAGATTTGGGAATCTGGTCAGATGCACACATAGAAAATTTAGCTAAAGCTGTAGCATTAATTCATAACTTTGGAGCTGTTGCAGGTATTCAACTTGCTCATGCAGGCAGAAAGGCCAGCACTGCCAAACCGAGTAAGGGAGGAAAAGCGCTGGATGAATCTCAGGAAGGTTGGCGTCCCTTGGTTTCCAGTAGTGCCATCGCTTTTAGCAAAGATAGCCCAGTTCCAGAAGCCCTCACTCTTGAGGGAATTCAAGAAATTATTGATGCCTTTGTCCAAGCTACCAAACGTTCTCTACAAGCTGGTTTTAAGGTAGTAGAAATCCATGCTGCCCACGGTTACTTACTGCACCAATTTCTCTCACCCCTTTCTAACCACCGTCAAGATGATTATGGTGGTAGTTTTGAAAACCGGACTCGTCTCCTCAAAGAAGTGGTTCAAGCAGTTCGAGAGGTTTGGCCGCAGACACATCCACTTTGGCTACGCATCTCTGCCACCGATTGGGTAGATAATGGCTGGGACATTGAGCAAAGTATTGCTTTAAGCGACAAACTCAAGTCTTTAGGAGTAGATTTGATCGACTGTTCATCAGGCGGTATTATACCGGGCATTAATATCCCAATTAAACCTGGTTATCAGACTGAGTTTGCCGAACGCATCCGCCGCGAAGCCGATATTTATACAGGAGCTGTGGGCTTAATTACATCCCCTGAACAAGCTGACCAGATTATTCGCACAGAAGTAGCTGATATAGTGCTGTTGGGACGGGAACTACTCCGCAATCCTTACTGGCCACATTTGGCAGCTAAACAACTAGGACAGGATAAACTCTGGCCTGTTCAATATGATCGAGCTTGGTTGTGA
- a CDS encoding CYTH domain-containing protein — MAKEIERKYLVLGDSWRGLAEGNVYRQGYIATQDKVAVRIRVVGEKSYLTIKGPSIKYSRLEFEYPIPVEDAQEMLETLCERPFIEKVRYKIEWRGLIWEIDEFDGVNKGLILAEVELSDENQQIELPTWIGQEVSDDARYFNSNLVKHPFSQW; from the coding sequence ATGGCGAAAGAAATAGAGCGGAAATATTTAGTTTTAGGAGATAGCTGGAGAGGATTAGCTGAAGGTAATGTCTATCGTCAAGGATACATTGCCACACAAGACAAAGTGGCTGTACGTATACGTGTAGTGGGAGAAAAAAGTTATTTGACAATTAAAGGCCCCAGTATTAAATATTCAAGATTAGAGTTTGAGTACCCTATTCCTGTTGAAGATGCTCAAGAAATGCTTGAAACGTTGTGCGAACGTCCCTTTATTGAAAAAGTCAGATATAAAATAGAGTGGCGTGGTTTGATTTGGGAAATAGATGAGTTTGATGGTGTTAATAAAGGATTAATATTAGCAGAAGTTGAACTCAGCGATGAAAATCAACAAATTGAACTACCAACCTGGATTGGACAAGAAGTTTCTGACGATGCCAGATATTTCAATAGTAATTTAGTAAAACACCCTTTTTCCCAGTGGTAA
- a CDS encoding GNAT family N-acetyltransferase: MSQSNLLLPSGCVLRKATSADQWSILLLVFSAKLDPTQLNWQQFWIIECNNNLVACGQLRSFSGAQELGSLVVASTWRNRGLGTLLTQHLINTATQPLYLECLGHRLAKFYSRFDFVEISFEDLPQIPRTSSLSTLKGKYKFSQLAKKLLRIPVVFMKHRGNL, translated from the coding sequence ATGAGCCAGAGTAATCTGTTGTTACCATCTGGATGTGTCCTTCGCAAAGCAACCTCTGCGGATCAGTGGTCAATTCTATTGCTGGTATTCTCAGCAAAACTTGATCCAACCCAATTAAATTGGCAGCAATTTTGGATAATTGAATGCAATAACAATCTTGTAGCTTGCGGACAGCTACGTAGTTTTTCAGGGGCACAAGAACTTGGTAGTTTGGTCGTTGCATCAACTTGGAGAAATCGCGGTTTGGGTACTTTGCTAACGCAGCATTTGATTAATACAGCAACACAACCACTTTATCTTGAATGTTTAGGTCATCGATTGGCGAAGTTTTACAGTCGCTTTGACTTTGTGGAAATATCTTTTGAAGACTTGCCACAGATTCCCAGGACAAGCAGCTTGTCTACACTTAAGGGGAAATATAAATTCTCGCAATTAGCTAAAAAACTGCTCAGAATTCCTGTGGTGTTTATGAAACATCGAGGTAATTTGTGA